The DNA window TTCCAATATAAACGCTCGGAGCGGTGGATTTTTGTCCGCTACCTTCGCCCACTCTGTATGGTCGACGTTCCGATTATACTCGAACTGGCGGGATATGCGTTGGGTGCTCTCGGTGCAGTTCTCGTCTTCTTCGAGTTCTTTCAGGTACCGAACTACATCGAGTATGACCCTGATTACAACGACTACACCCTCGACATCTCGCCGATGGAAGTCAGACAGTACACGTGGATCGGTCGCGTCGGTGCGTTCTGTCTCGCCCTCGCGTTCGCGCTCGAATTCTTTGCGACGTTCCTCGCTCAGTGAGCGGGGTGAACGATATCCTCGCAGGACGGACATTCGGCGAATCGTTCTGACCCATCCTCGGTGTCGTACTCGATGAGAAGATAGCCACTGGTGATACTGTTTCCGCAGTTCGGACACATACCGAGACGGGAAGATTCGGTCGCCATGAACCTCTCGGCGAGAAAAAACGGATTCGGGGGACTTCGTTATTGACCGATTATACAGCGGTAAGGAGTGCTTACTGGCCGATTACAGCGCCTTTTCCGCTTCGCTCTGGACGATGTACGCGCGGTCGTCGGAGTAGTCGCGCACCGCGTCGAGCGCGCTTTCGGTGCCGATTTGGTTCAACGCCCACGCGGCGCTCGCTCGAACGGAGTCGGAGTCGTCGTTTTCGAGCGTGTCCGCGAGTGGCTCGATGGCGCGCGTGTCGCCGATGCGACCGAGTGCGCGTGCGGCGTAGCTTCGAACGTCCACATCGTCGGCGACGAGTTGGTCCGCGACCTCTTGGGTCACTTCGTCGCTTCCGATTTCGCCGAGCGCCTTGATGACCGTCTTTGCCATGCCGGGGTCGGCGTCGACGTAATCGATGATGGTGTCGATGGCGTCCTCGCTGCCGGTCTTGCCGAGGATACGGATGGCGTCCTTGTCGCGCCGCTGGGCGCGCTGGAGCATGGGTTCCACGGCGTCCTCATTGCCCATCCGTTCGAGCGCTTCGAGGCAGTGACGTTCCATGAAGTTCGACTGAAGGGAATCGAGCGCGAGGAGCACCATGTCGGCTCGGTTGCGCTTCTCCCAGACCTTGAGTGCGCCCCACTCAGGCGGGTAATCCTTGCGGTGGTCGAGCACGTCGTAGTACCCTTCGGCTTCGAGTTGCTCGCGGGTGGACAGGTCGCTCCACTCTTCGGCGTCGTCGACGCCCGACTGCAGTTCCTCGGTCGCTTCGACGAGCGTTTCAAGGGTGTCCGCGTCCTCGTCCGGGTCGAGGTCTGCGTCGCCGATGGCGGTCGCCGCGGTTCCGAGGATTTCGGCGAGGTCGTCCGCGTTGCGCGAGAGCGTCACGCTGAAATTCGTCCCGAGCGCGTCCTGTACCGTCTCGGCGAAGGATTCGACGACGGTGACGAGTTCTTCACTCCCGTCGTCGGTCCAGCGGGTGTCCGTGATGGTCGCCGCCGCGTCTTCCACGTCGCTGATGACGTCTTCCGCGTACGGCCCGCGCTGGTCTTCGAGTTCGTCGCGGAGGTCCGAGAGGCGCGTTTCCAGTTCCTCGCGCGGGTCCTCCGCGTCCTCGTCGTCCTCGTCCGGTTCGGGGAGGTCAGCGCTTTCGAGCAGTCCCTCGATTTTGTCGAGTTGCGCTTCTACGACGTCGAGTTCGGCCTCCGTTTCGGCGTCTTCGAGTTCGGCTTCCGCGCTTTCGAGTTGCTCCTCTACGGTCTCCGCACTGACGAGTTCCGTCTCTTGGGCCTCGGAGTCCTGCGTCTCCTCGGCGTCTTCGTCGCTCATGCGTCCACCCCCGGCTGTACCGTTGCTCTCATATGCGAAAAATTCGGACCGTAGCCGTCAAGAGCGTTTCCCTTCTGTCGTCTTCGCCGGGGGGGTCTTCCCCTCCGTCTCGCGCCAGTAGAATCCCGGCCCGAGGACGAGGTAGGCCAGCGCGAGCGTCAACAGGGCGTACGGAAACGCCCGTCCCTTAAAACCCGGCACGAGGATGGCGAGCGAGTGGACGACGCCCATGATGAGCGCGTCGCGGGCCAACAGGTCGGGATAGGTTATCGTCGAGACCATCAGTCCCGCGAGGACGAACGTGAGCGCGACGACCACGATGGGGTCGGTGAAGCCCGCGAGGACGCCCGCGGCGAGGATGACGGACGCGAGCGTCGTCGGAATCCCCTCGGTCACGTCGTCGTCGGTGTCGTAGGCGGTGTACAGCCCGAGCCTGACGATGGCCATGGCGACGAACAGCGCCCCGCCGAGCGTCGCAATCGCCACGCGAAGCGGGTCGTAGCCCCACGTCTGGCGCACGACGGCGACGACCAGCATCGCCGGTGCGACCGAGAACGAGGCCACGTCGGCCAGCGAATCGAGATACGGCCCGGCCGCGGAACTGCCGACGTGGCGGGCGAGCACCCCGTCGAGTCCGTCCGCGACGGCGGCGAGCAGGACGAGGCGCGCGGCCAGCCTCGGGTTCGCGGTGGCGACCGAAACCGCCAGAAAGCCGAGCGCGGCGTTCGATACTGTCACCGCGTCGGCGAGCGAAAGCCGACCCACGAACCGGGGTTTCATACTCGGCGGGTAGTGCGAGCGTGGGTGATACCTCTTTTGAAATCCCCCCGACCCATCGGCGGACGGAGGGGTCGAAATCACCGACGAACGCGGCTCACCACTCGACGAATTCCCGAATCCGGTCGAACGCGGCTCGCTCGCGCTCGCCGCCGCACGTCCGCGCGACCTCCTCGAAGTAGTCCAACCGAGAGCGGAGGTCCGCGTCGTCGAACCCGTCCACCCCCAGCCGGGACGCCGCTACCGTCGCCTCCACGACCGCCGCGAAACCGCGGTCCGTCAGCGGCACCCGCCGCTCTCGAACCCTCGACTCGACCGGCGTCAGTTCCCACTCCTCCCAGCGCGTGCCGTCGGTTTCCCCCGCTCCAATCTGTTCGGCCTCGACTTCGACCCACGCGTCCGCGGAATCGAGGACCGGCTCTTCGTCCTCCCGAATCGAGAGCGCGGCCTCCGCGAAATCCACGGGGTCGCGGGTGAACTGGACGACGCCGCCGCCCTGCCGGTGAAAGTTCCGCCGCGTCCGGGTGTTGCCCCACGTCCGGGCGGTTACCGGGGCGGAGGCACCCGCGTGGAGGCCGAGCGCGGCCGCGTTCCACAACCCGTTCGGTCCGAGCGTCGTGACGACGGATTCGGTCACGCCGCGCAGTTCGACCGGCCAGTCTGCGTCGCTCACGGCGAGACGCCCCGTTCCAACGCGACGAACAGGCCTCCGGCCACGATGTCGGCGGTCGTGCCGGGGTTGATTCCCTCCTCGACCAACGAGTCGGCGAACGCCGTGACGAGTTCCGAGTTCCCCTCGCGCGCCTCCTGAAGCGCTTCCTGGGCCCGGACGAGGACGCTCTCGGCGACCTTCTTCCCGTGGCGTTTCGCCACGAAGGTGTCCGGTTCGTGGGCGAGGAATTCGAGGTACACCTGCGCCGCGCGGGCGGAGATACCGCCGTCCAGTTCGGCGATTCGTTCGCTCGCTTGGAACGTGCGCGGGAACCCGTTCGTCCATTCGCGGGCGATGCCGTCCTTGTCGGCGCTCAGTTCCATCACGTCGTAAAGCGTCGTGTCGGCCTCCCTGAGGGCCGAAACCGCGCTGCTTCCGCGGCGAACGTCGAACTCGTCCATCCCCTCGGGCGGGTCCGAGACGGCCACATCGACGTGTTCGAACGCGCGATAGAATCCCTCGGCGTCCTCGACCGTCGTTTCCTCCACGACCTCCGTCACACTCTCGGGGGATAACTCGTCGGCTTTCACCAGCGGAACCAACAACAGCAACGCGCCGAACTGGGTGTTGCCACCCTCTTGGTGACTCATTCCCTCGACGGCCTGCTCGAACGCCTCGCCGACCGGCTTTCCTTCCTCGGCGGCCCTGAGTCCTGCACCGGACCCGATGGCCCCGGCGAGGAAGTGCTCGAAGCGCAAGTCGGGGAAGTCCCGGTCCCGGTCCACGTTTCCGGGTTTCGGCGTCCCGGCGACCTCCAGCAACAGCGCCAGTTGGGCGTGTTCGGCGGGCGTCATACCGCCACCTCCGCGAACCACTCGTCGGTCGCACGACGGACGCGGGCGAGCACCTCGGGGTCGTCGCTCGGTCGTCCGACGCTCACCGCGTCCGCGCCGTAGTCGAGGTATTCGGCGACCGTTTCCTCGTCGCGGACGCCGTTGTTCGCCACGAGGAAGCAGTCGGTGGCGTCCGCGACGTCCCTCACGACGTGTTCCGAATCCATCGCGTCGAGGTGGACGATTTCCGCACCCCCGTCCACGGCCTGCCGTACGACCTTCGGAAGGTCCACGCCGGGAACTTCGGTTCGAACCTTGACGCTTACCGTAGCCCCCGTTTCGGCGGCCGCGTGAACCTGCTCGCGGAGGCGGTCCGTGGTCCGGAGGAGGGACTGCCCGGCACCGACCGCGCACATCTCTTCCTGTCGGCAGTGGGCGTTGAGTTCCAGTATCGCGCCGTGACGTTCGCACACGTCCCCGACGGCGCGAATCGGCGGAAGGGTGGCGGAGCGGACGTTGACGCCGGGGCGAATCGGCACGTCCGCGAGCGCGGCGAGTTGCTCGTCCACGAACGAAACGGGGTCGTCCGGCAGGAACTCGTTTCGGTTGCGCGACACCAACTGCCTCGCCGCTTTCCGCGTTTCGTCGTCCAGCGCGATACCGCCCAGGAACGCCGCGCCGACGTGTTCCGACGCGGTGCGCGCCCAGTCCGCATCTGACTCTCCACTGAGGCTGGCGAGCGCGACCCGTGGCTCGAACATCAGGCCACCTCCAGCGCGTCGCTCACCGCGCGGGCGACGCGCGCCGCGTCCGCCGCGTCGTCCATCTTCGTGTCCGTTCGAACCGTCGGGCGGTCGAGCGTCGTTCCGTCCTCGTCGTCCAGGACGAGGGCATCGACGAACGGGTACGCCTCCGCCACGCCCGCCGTGCTCGGTTGGTAGCCGACCGCCTCCATCAGTTTCGCCGCGGGTCCGGAGAAGGCGCGGTCCTCGACGAACGGCGACACCGCGACCACGGTGGTCGATTCGAGCGCGTCGCGGATGGCGTCGATGGCGAGCATCGGGCCGATGCTCGTCACCGGATTCGACGGGCCGATGACGACCGGTTCGTCCGTCAGCGCGTCGAGGGCGGCGGGCGACGGTCGGGCCTCGCTCGCGCCGCGGAACTCGACGTCCGTGACCGCCGGTTCGCCGCCGCGTGCGACCCAGAACTCCTGAAAGTGCATCTCCCCGTCGGGCGTGTGGATGATGCTCGCAACGGGGTCGTCGCTCATCGGAACGACGTCCGTCGGCGAATCGAAGGCGTCGGCCAGAATCCGCGTCGTCTCGGTGAGCGTCTTCCCTTCGTCCAGCAACCCCGTCCGTGTAACGTGCACCGCCCGGTCGCGGTCGCCGAGGAGCATGAACTCCGCGACGCCCGAGAACCGCCGCCAACGAGAGATGTCCCGTCCGCTCGTCTGCCGGTCGTCCGAGAGGTACCGCGGTCCTCCGTCGAGTCCTGCCGACTCAGCGAGGCGATGGAGTTCGTCGTGAGTCGCCGTCGTGTCGTCGGCGATTCCCCACCACAGTTCGCGGTCGAGGACGTCCCCTTGCTGGAACAACACCGTGTCGATGTCGGGACAGACGAGGAGGCCGCCGAGTTCGACGTCATCCCCCGTGTTGCCGACGACGGTCGTCTCGGCGCGCGAAACGACCGACTCGGACCCCTCCAACAGTTTGGGGGTGCCCGTCCCCCCTGAGAGAAACGTGACCATACACGGAGGTGGTTGCGCGTTCGTCTAAATCCTTGCCCTCGTCACTCCCACAGGGACTGCCACGTCTCCCGGTTCATCACGAGATACGTTCCATCACCGTCGATGCTCGCCCGAGCGACGTTGGCACTGGTATCGACGGTGGTCGATAGCCGTACGAACGTCTGTAACTCCCGGTCGTACTCGAATATCACTACGTTCCGATTCTCATCGAACATCCCGGAGTCGTCGTACGAAAGTTCGATTTTCTCGGGAGTGATTTCGCGCGACGTTCGGACGGACACGAGGGCGGAGACCTGTGCTTTCCGAAATCCGTCGCCATCGGTGTCCCAGATCCCGCCCGTCTGTCGTTCGAGTTCGACGTCTTCGATTGCGTACCGTGGCCCGGTGACGGTTATCGTCGCGCCGAGCGAGTCGTCTCGGACGGTCTCCGTTACCGTCTCCGAGTAGTTCGTCCGGGCGTCCTCGGACCCACCCTCTTTCGCTTCCGACAGCCAAGCGGGTCGTGTTACGGTCGTGGTACCGATGTCTCGATAGACCGACCGCATTCGCCCCTCTATCGGTCCTCCTTCCGTCCGTACCACGAAGTGAAAGTCGAATCGCTTCAGGACACCGTTGTCCGTCACGTACAGCTCCACCGACGCGTTCGTCAAGTTCGCTCGGTCGAATCCGAAAATACGCTTCTCCCCGTCGGCCGTAAACGCGCTCACGTTCGAAGCGACGTAGTGGTGCGTTTTCGTCCCGGAGGAACGCTCGACGCCGCGGTATTCGAAACGGGTGCCTTCGACGTACGCCGTGAGATTCGGGCGAAGGGACGTAGAGATACTGTCATCCGACCTCGTTCGACTGTACGAGACACCCATATCGTCGCCGAAGGACGTTCGCTAATACC is part of the Haladaptatus paucihalophilus DX253 genome and encodes:
- a CDS encoding beta/alpha barrel domain-containing protein — encoded protein: MFEPRVALASLSGESDADWARTASEHVGAAFLGGIALDDETRKAARQLVSRNRNEFLPDDPVSFVDEQLAALADVPIRPGVNVRSATLPPIRAVGDVCERHGAILELNAHCRQEEMCAVGAGQSLLRTTDRLREQVHAAAETGATVSVKVRTEVPGVDLPKVVRQAVDGGAEIVHLDAMDSEHVVRDVADATDCFLVANNGVRDEETVAEYLDYGADAVSVGRPSDDPEVLARVRRATDEWFAEVAV
- a CDS encoding HEAT repeat domain-containing protein, yielding MSDEDAEETQDSEAQETELVSAETVEEQLESAEAELEDAETEAELDVVEAQLDKIEGLLESADLPEPDEDDEDAEDPREELETRLSDLRDELEDQRGPYAEDVISDVEDAAATITDTRWTDDGSEELVTVVESFAETVQDALGTNFSVTLSRNADDLAEILGTAATAIGDADLDPDEDADTLETLVEATEELQSGVDDAEEWSDLSTREQLEAEGYYDVLDHRKDYPPEWGALKVWEKRNRADMVLLALDSLQSNFMERHCLEALERMGNEDAVEPMLQRAQRRDKDAIRILGKTGSEDAIDTIIDYVDADPGMAKTVIKALGEIGSDEVTQEVADQLVADDVDVRSYAARALGRIGDTRAIEPLADTLENDDSDSVRASAAWALNQIGTESALDAVRDYSDDRAYIVQSEAEKAL
- a CDS encoding DUF7837 family putative zinc-binding protein, with the protein product MATESSRLGMCPNCGNSITSGYLLIEYDTEDGSERFAECPSCEDIVHPAH
- a CDS encoding DUF447 domain-containing protein — translated: MSDADWPVELRGVTESVVTTLGPNGLWNAAALGLHAGASAPVTARTWGNTRTRRNFHRQGGGVVQFTRDPVDFAEAALSIREDEEPVLDSADAWVEVEAEQIGAGETDGTRWEEWELTPVESRVRERRVPLTDRGFAAVVEATVAASRLGVDGFDDADLRSRLDYFEEVARTCGGERERAAFDRIREFVEW
- the cofD gene encoding 2-phospho-L-lactate transferase; protein product: MVTFLSGGTGTPKLLEGSESVVSRAETTVVGNTGDDVELGGLLVCPDIDTVLFQQGDVLDRELWWGIADDTTATHDELHRLAESAGLDGGPRYLSDDRQTSGRDISRWRRFSGVAEFMLLGDRDRAVHVTRTGLLDEGKTLTETTRILADAFDSPTDVVPMSDDPVASIIHTPDGEMHFQEFWVARGGEPAVTDVEFRGASEARPSPAALDALTDEPVVIGPSNPVTSIGPMLAIDAIRDALESTTVVAVSPFVEDRAFSGPAAKLMEAVGYQPSTAGVAEAYPFVDALVLDDEDGTTLDRPTVRTDTKMDDAADAARVARAVSDALEVA
- a CDS encoding triphosphoribosyl-dephospho-CoA synthase, yielding MTPAEHAQLALLLEVAGTPKPGNVDRDRDFPDLRFEHFLAGAIGSGAGLRAAEEGKPVGEAFEQAVEGMSHQEGGNTQFGALLLLVPLVKADELSPESVTEVVEETTVEDAEGFYRAFEHVDVAVSDPPEGMDEFDVRRGSSAVSALREADTTLYDVMELSADKDGIAREWTNGFPRTFQASERIAELDGGISARAAQVYLEFLAHEPDTFVAKRHGKKVAESVLVRAQEALQEAREGNSELVTAFADSLVEEGINPGTTADIVAGGLFVALERGVSP
- a CDS encoding protein sorting system archaetidylserine synthase (This PssA-like phosphatidyltransferase, along with a PssD-like decarboxylase, is required in Haloarchaea for the archaeosortase ArtA to replace the PGF-CTERM sorting signal with a C-terminal lipid anchor.) — its product is MKPRFVGRLSLADAVTVSNAALGFLAVSVATANPRLAARLVLLAAVADGLDGVLARHVGSSAAGPYLDSLADVASFSVAPAMLVVAVVRQTWGYDPLRVAIATLGGALFVAMAIVRLGLYTAYDTDDDVTEGIPTTLASVILAAGVLAGFTDPIVVVALTFVLAGLMVSTITYPDLLARDALIMGVVHSLAILVPGFKGRAFPYALLTLALAYLVLGPGFYWRETEGKTPPAKTTEGKRS